A genome region from candidate division KSB1 bacterium includes the following:
- a CDS encoding BMC domain-containing protein, with amino-acid sequence MPDNVTIGVVELSSIYKGFEVQDTLLKRARVEKLLARTICSGKYLILVKGEIGDVETAMQQARETGGFAIVLAETVSNVHPDVLRALSGTGSLETPEAPGLLIIETFSVAAAIKAADIAVDEADINLLRIHAAMAIGGKGMILATGDMEALQSAADPAIEYLKQDGCLAGFTLLSNPHQDLLKDLV; translated from the coding sequence ATGCCGGATAACGTAACCATCGGAGTGGTCGAACTCTCGAGTATTTATAAAGGCTTTGAAGTGCAGGACACCCTGCTCAAACGCGCCCGGGTTGAAAAGCTGCTGGCGCGCACGATCTGCTCGGGCAAATACCTGATCCTGGTCAAAGGCGAAATCGGGGATGTGGAAACCGCCATGCAGCAGGCGCGCGAAACCGGCGGATTTGCCATCGTACTGGCGGAAACGGTCTCCAATGTGCATCCGGACGTGCTGCGCGCCTTGTCCGGAACCGGCAGTTTGGAGACGCCTGAGGCGCCCGGACTGCTGATCATTGAAACGTTTTCCGTTGCCGCGGCCATCAAAGCGGCGGACATTGCCGTGGATGAAGCCGATATCAATCTGTTGAGAATCCATGCGGCCATGGCCATCGGCGGCAAGGGCATGATCCTGGCCACCGGTGATATGGAAGCCCTGCAGTCGGCCGCGGATCCGGCTATCGAGTATCTGAAACAGGACGGCTGTCTGGCCGGATTCACCCTGCTGTCCAATCCGCATCAAGACTTGTTAAAAGACCTCGTTTAA
- a CDS encoding class II aldolase/adducin family protein codes for MSTNEWQLKKTILDIGKRLWERRYVASNDGNITVRMNDNELLTTPTGVSKGFMTQDMIIKMNMDGKVLSGSSKYRPSSEAKMHIQVYKQREDIASVVHAHPPYCTSFAVAGIPLNKCVLPEAILTLGAVPIAPYGTPSTMEIPDSIKPYAQNSDAILLANHGALTFGTDLINAYHKMETLEHSAEIVHYAIQLGNVNMIPQDQVDKLMQVREQMNIPGRINLCSANNGSQADQIDETQIESITREVINRLNKS; via the coding sequence ATGAGCACGAACGAATGGCAATTGAAAAAAACAATCCTGGATATCGGCAAACGCCTGTGGGAACGCCGGTATGTGGCCTCGAATGACGGCAACATTACCGTGCGTATGAACGACAACGAACTGTTGACCACCCCCACCGGCGTCAGCAAGGGATTCATGACCCAGGATATGATCATAAAGATGAATATGGACGGCAAGGTGCTGTCCGGCAGTTCCAAATACCGGCCCTCCAGCGAAGCGAAAATGCACATCCAGGTTTACAAGCAGCGTGAGGATATCGCTTCGGTGGTGCACGCGCATCCCCCCTACTGCACCAGTTTCGCAGTGGCCGGCATTCCACTGAACAAGTGCGTGCTGCCGGAAGCCATTTTGACCCTGGGCGCGGTGCCGATAGCGCCGTACGGCACGCCTTCGACCATGGAAATCCCGGACTCTATCAAACCCTACGCGCAAAACTCGGACGCCATTCTGCTGGCCAATCACGGCGCGCTGACGTTCGGTACCGATCTGATCAACGCCTATCATAAAATGGAAACCCTGGAACACTCGGCCGAGATCGTGCATTACGCCATTCAGCTGGGCAACGTCAATATGATTCCCCAGGATCAGGTGGACAAGCTGATGCAGGTGCGCGAACAGATGAACATTCCGGGCAGAATTAACCTGTGCAGCGCCAACAACGGCAGCCAGGCGGACCAGATCGATGAAACTCAGATCGAATCCATCACCCGGGAAGTGATCAACCGGTTGAACAAAAGCTAA